One Salvelinus fontinalis isolate EN_2023a chromosome 11, ASM2944872v1, whole genome shotgun sequence DNA window includes the following coding sequences:
- the LOC129866030 gene encoding small proline-rich protein 3-like has product MFVYVQAPEYGWNNVPEPGWNNVPEPGWNNVPEPGWNNVPEPGWNNAPEPGWNNVPEPGWNNVPEPGWNNVPEPGWNNVPETGWNNAPEPGWNNVPEPGWNNVPEPGWNNVPEPGWNNVQEPGWNKSIIT; this is encoded by the coding sequence AATATGGCTGGAATAATGTACCAGAACCTGGTTGGAATAACGTACCAGAACCTGGTTGGAATAACGTACCAGAACCTGGTTGGAATAATGTACCAGAACCTGGTTGGAATAACGCACCAGAACCTGGTTGGAATAACGTACCAGAACCTGGTTGGAATAACGTACCAGAACCTGGTTGGAATAACGTACCAGAACCTGGTTGGAATAACGTACCAGAAACTGGTTGGAATAACGCACCAGAACCTGGTTGGAATAACGTACCAGAACCTGGTTGGAATAACGTACCAGAACCTGGTTGGAATAACGTACCAGAACCTGGTTGGAATAACGTACAAGAGCCTGGTTGGAATAAGTCCATTATAACATGA